TGAAACCACCACACATGTTGCAGTGCCTTTAGTGAAAGCAAAATCCTTGTTTGAACTACTACATTGATCCGGAACTGAACCCGGCTGATCGCACATCATACCACCTATCAATGCGAAGACCATCAGTTCCAGCAATACAAATATTATCAGTGATAATAGCTTATCAGCCCAGTACTCAGCAAAACCGCCATCAGTGGCAATCCACGCCGCACCCTCATAATAAAGGCATTTGGATTCAGCATGAGACCTTGCGCAGACACTTATCGGCAGGCCGTTCTCAGCATTCATCTCCAGGCAATTCCTATACTTGCACTCGAGCTGCCTCTTCTTATTATAATTATATATCATGGCAGGGATACAATAGCAGGACTTGGCGACATGTATGCTCTTGTATGGATCAAAATCGGCCTGGGTTACACTGATGCTGTGCGAATTCGCCGAACCATCCTGGCCATTTATCGTATATTTTGCATCCCCAAGCGGGATAGACTGCGTCAAGACACCAGCGATATTATCTGTATCACAAAGCTTGCAGGAATAGAGCATGCAGAGGATCTTGACAAACATGCCGAAGCTTGCCACTGCACCTGTAGGATATACATACTTCCTGAGACCATGAATCAATTCACTCCCTTGACAGATAAGTTTCCAAAAAGCTTCCCCCAACTTTAACCAACTCGTAATAGCCGCAACAACCAACCTCACGACCCCTAAGATCAGATCAATGACCACCAAAGCCTCGGCGATTGCGCAGAACTTGCCGAGAAGATCATTGATATCCTCCCAGTCTTCTATTGTCTTATCGAGGGAATCTATCTCATCATCTACCTTGTCTATCTGATCCTGGATGGCATCTGATATCTCACCGAGAGGGAGCTCGTAAAGGTCCACATAGACCTCGACAGGGACGATGTCAGGCTCCTCATAGACAGTCAGGCCGCGCTGTATCATCAGTGAATAATTGCACTCTATCTTCAGCGAATTGTCCTCGAGCGAATCATTGTCGCCGACAATATTCAGCACCATATAAGGGTCATCAGCATCCTCATTCATGAGATAAGGAGGGTCATATGTGTTATCCACCATGTCCCCGCAGGAGAAAGATTTCGATAGTATAGTGGCACCAGAGAGATAAGTGTGGATGAAGACCTTCTGGCCGGTCTGGGATGCAAGCTTCCTGCTGACCTTGTCAGGGACAGATGCAGGCCTGTCATACTCGATTTTGACATGGGTGCCAGACCTCGTCGCGATCTGGCAGAGCTCTATCTCCTTGCTGAAATCATAAGAGTTTCCGGCTGCATCCCTCAAAGAAAAATCGACCTCACCGCGAAAAGAATCCTCACTGAGAGAACCCACTTCCATGGTGCAGTTGAATATCCTTGAGCCGATAGCTTCGCATTCAACAGTCTGCTCATCCTCGCCGGTAAAATGATGCGTGTCAGCGATGAGCACAACTGAACCAGAGACCTCTTCCCTGACAACAGCATTGATGACCATGCCATCCCTGTATGTCGGGCAGAAGCCTGATGAAGAGTTGATGGTCCACCCTAGAAGCTCAGGGGCCTTGGCGTCCATGACTATAGTCTTAGCCCTCGCACCGGTCATGGCATTACCTGCCAGATCCATACCTTCGACAACGACTGAGAACTCAGAGCCGTCAGACCCGCTGCCGCCAAGATTGTCCCACCTGCACATTGACTGGGTGCAGTTCGTGGCCGGCAGCATCGAAGCCCCCAGATTCGGCGCAGTCAGGAGCACATCAGACTCTGTAACACCTGAACCGGCCTCCAGGAAATTAACATAGACAGTATTATTCACCAAAGCAGCATACTGGACCTCGGCAGAAGGGCCCGACTGGGTGTAGATGGACTGGACATCCGGACCCACATCATCTATCTGGACACTGAGGGTATAAGAAAGGACATCCTGATTGCCGGCATCATCTGTCACATTGAAATCGATATTGTAGGAAGTCTCATCTGCCTTGAAATGGCCGATAAGCCCTGTCCATGTGCACTGGAGCACATCATCATGCCTCCTGCATGTTGTAGGGGCTTTCCTCCTGTAAGCCATATTGATGCTCCTCATGTTCGCAAATATATTCTCCTGGGAGACACCTGCAATTGACGACGAGAAATCAGCCTTCAGCTTGAAACCAGTATCACCTGTGCCGACCCATTCCAGAGGCTCGTCATTAATGTCTAGTGCTGAGACATCCTCCAGCTCAGCACCTTCCAGGGAGACCATCCTCGATTCGCAGAAAGGCTCGCTCTTCTGCTCCAATTGGTCATAAGCTACAACGCAAAGCTTCCTGGATCCGGAAGAGCTGGCGAATTCTGATGAATTGAAAGAGATGGTGCCGGATCTCGAGCAGGCAGTGGTCGTCAGGTCCTGCTCCTTGAAAATCCTTTCCTCCTCCATGAGCTCAATGCGCCTGATGCCAGAACATTTTGAGGTATCACCCCTTGAAAACGCATAATCCTTCACCATATAGCTCAGTGATATCATCTCATCACCGTAAGCAGTCTTATCAGTCGTGAAAGACACGTCAGGCCTCTGGTTGTCGACATAGAAATTTCCCTGCCTTGAGGCTATCTCATTGCTCTCATTGTCGAACATCAATACATTATATGGGTGAGTCGTCGCAGCAATGGCCTGCACAGGTAGGATGTAGAAGCAATGAAAGAAATCATTCGGCTCTGGCTCGCATGAAAGGAACTGCTGGGTGTTGAATTTAAGCTGCTCCGGAAATATCTCACGACCCTCATCCCTCACCCTCACATCAACATTCAGGGTATCGGTCTGCCTTATGTAATTCGGGACCAGATTGTCCCCTTTTATGTTGACTTCAGATATCTGGGCACTCGCATAGACGTCAGATATATAGAAAGGCAGAGTGATGATTAATCCGATGAAAAATATCGCTATCGGTTCAAGGTAGCACTTACCCATTTTCCCTCTTTTTTCCGGTAATCTATCACTATTACTTCATCTTATCTTGGAGCCTTCCGGCAAATCAACAAAAACATATTCCTTATCTGTCTTTAAAGCTTTCCCTTTATGCAAAGCATCCCTGCCAGGCCCCACCTTGAGGTCCAGCTTCGAGAACTCCTCAAAAGAGATTTCCCCTGCCGGAACATTCGGACTGACAGTGAAAACCGCATCTCCGGGATCAGAGTTTTCTGCCTCGAGCACCCTGACCTTCTCGCCTGCCTGGGCTGCCAAGAGCATTCCCTGGCTCTCAAAACCCCTGAGCTTAGCAGGCTTGAGGTTCCTTATCACAATTATATGCTTGCCTTTCAGCTCATCCTTTGACAGATAAGACCTGAGGCCGGCAACAAGCTGACGCTGTTCAGTCCCCAGGTCGATCTTCATGATGTAAAGCCTGTCTGCCTCTGGATGATCCCTTATCTCCAGAATACTGGCAACCCTCAGGTCAAGCCTGCTGAAAATATCCCCATTGCCTGAATCATCTCCTGACACTGCATCAGTCCCAATACCATCAGTCCCTGAAACATCAATCCCGGGATCACCAGCCACAGAACCATCAGTGCCTGAGCCATCAGTCCCTGAAACTGCTCCATCTTCTGACTTAGTAGGCTGTATCAGCTTATCAGGCTCATCCTCAATCTTCTTCACGATGATTGCAGAGGATACTATCCTGTGATTCTCCAGCGAAAAATCCAGATCCTTCCATCCCAGATCCTTAAGGCCCATCTGCATCTCCACACTCTCTGAGAATTTGGGTATTATGGGCTTGAAAAGTATCGCAATATTCTTGACAATGTTGGCTGAAAGAGTGATTATCTTCTGGACCCTTCCTTTGTCATCCTTTATCAGCTTCCACGGCTCGAACTTCTGGAAATACTTGTTCCCGATATTCGCGATTATGTTTATCTCCTTCATCGCTTCCCTGAAATTGACCTCAGAATAATGCTTCTTCACAATATCAAACCTGAGCGAGATCTCATCAATGACCTGCCTGGAATCCTCATCATCTGGCAGAGAGCCCAGCTGGGAATCGAAGTTCTTCTCGGTGAAGCTCAGCACACGATAAGTCAGATTTGCGGTGTTTGCGATGAACTCATTGTTGATGCGGTCCTTGAAATCCTTCAGATCAAGATCTATGTCCACCATCTTTGATGAAAGATTAGCGGCATAATAATACCTCAGATAGATAGGATCAAGCACCTTGAGATAATCCCTGGCCATGAGGAAAGTGCCTCGTGACTTCGACATCTTCTCCCTGTTTATCGTCAGGAATCCGTGCACGAACACCTTGTCAGGGACATGGAAGCCAGAGCCCATGAGCATTGCTGGCCAGAAAAGGAGATGGAAATAGATTATATCCTTGCCTATGAAATGGATTATCCTGGCCTTGTCCCTGGTCTGCCAGTAATCATCAGCATCCAGACCGTTCTGCCTGCAATAATTTGCGGTGCTTGCAATGTAACCGACAGGCGCATCAAGCCAGACATAATAGTATTTGTCCTTCTCGCCGGGAATGTTGAAACCGAAATAAGGGCCGTCCCTGGAGATGCACCAGTCCTCCAGGCCATCGTTTATCCAGGCAAGCACATGATTCCTCACCTCGTCCTGGAGTTCCTCATTCATCGTGAGCCAGTCCCTGAGCTTTTCTGAGAATTGCCCGAGCCTGAAGAAATAATGCTTTGAGGTCCGCCTTACAGGAGGCTTGCCGCAGACTGCGCACTTTGGGTCTATCAGGTCAGTTGTCTTATGGGTGGAGCTGCACTTCTCGCAGACATCGCCATATTGGTCCTCGGCGCCGCACTTCGGGCAGGTGCCTTTAACAAACCTGTCTGGGAGGAATCGGTTGCAGTTCTCGCAGAAAGTGAGCTCCATATCTTTAGTGTAGATGTGGCCATTATCTTTCAGCCGCGCAAATATCAGATCAGCATAATGCCTGTTCTCAGGAGAATTTGTGCTGTAATAAGAATCGAACCTGATGCCGAATCTTGAGAAATCATCAACATGCTCCTTATAGAATCTGGCAATCAGCTGCTCAGGGGATACACCGAGCTTCTTCGCATTTATCTCGATCGGGGTGCCATGAGTGTCATCAGCACAGCAGTAGATGGCATCTTCTCCGATCATCCTGAGGAAACGTACAAAGATATCTGTCTGGATATATTCCACCAAATGCCCAAGATGGATTGAGCCATTTGCATAAGGCAGGGCGCTTGTGACAATGATTTTCTTCTTCGGATTGATATCTCCCATTATTTAAAAAGATAGAGTGGTCATTTTTAAAGGTAGCGGAAAGAAAAGGATTATGCAGAGAAAACAGCACATAAGGTAATACCTGGGGTTTGATAACGCAATCAGATAATCAACGATTTCCCTGTACAAAGATCATATTATACCAAGATATTATAAAAGCAAAGATTATTTTTATATTATAAAAGCAAAGATCATTTTTATATTATAAAAGCAAAGATCATTTTTATATTATAAAAGCAAAGATCATTTTTATATTATAAAAGCAAAGATCATATTATACAAAGATTACCTTGTAAAATCACCTTGCACATGCTGCCTGACTGCCAGCTAACTGGATCAGGGGTTCGTTGTCATTAATACCATAGGCTTTATAGTTTATATCATCAAAGCTTATTGGGAGGGACTGCCTTATCCTCGGGCTTCCGGAGCCTATGTCATATTCCCTATGAACACCAATGATACCCTGCTCTGGCACCAGCAAAGGAGAAACATCCGGCTCATGGGCAAAGTAGAACTCCTGATATAACACACCTTTCCGGAAGTGAGTCACTTTCCCCATCCCTGTCCCATTGAAAGCAGTCCTCTTTATCTGGAATGCCTCGGTGTTATCATAATTATAGCTTGCCTTGATAGCCATCTTTGTCTTTGTCCCGAGAGTCCTCTCATTGACAGGGATATCACCAAGACAGTGTATGAAATCGTGCGGCAAAACCCGCGCAAAATCAGGGGAAGAGATATTATTATTATATTCACCGACGTGGGCGATGCTGTTCTTCATGCTGTTGATGACATAGGCCCCATCCGGCTCATCAGCAGACTCATCATCCAGATAATTCATGAAAGCCGCAATATCCTGGATAGGCACAAACTGGGGAGGTGCAGAGTCATGGATGACCTTGCTATCCAGGCTATCTGGGCTCTTCTGTATCTTCTGGGCTAATGTATCACCATTCGCGACTATAAGGAAACCATGATAGATATCATTCTCATATTTCCCCACCTTAATCTTCTTCCCAAGAGGATGGACAAATCCGCCTCTGTCCATGTGAGGAAGCACTTTTGGGAGGTTGACATCAGCATGATATGCAACCAACCACCAAAAAATCTGGTCTTTTTCCATGACTCATAAGTTAATACCAGCAATATTTAAGCTTTTTTGGGCACATTTTTTTAATTATTGGTACAAAAAACGTAAAATTTATTAATAAATAAAAAAATATCAAAAAATAATGGCCAAAATTGATAAAAATCTGCTATTCCTGATTTCAGAAGAATCCCGCTCAAAGATAAAGGCAATAGGGCTGATCCTCAAAAAAAGCCCCCAAAGGATAAAGTATGAGATAAAGGTATTCAAAAGGGAAAACATCCTGGCTGAGCCATACTGCATCATCGACTATGGCCAACTGGACCTCATCCTGTTCAGGGTATATTTCAAAGGAGGATACACAAGCGAGAAGGACAAGGCAAGGATCATCAGATACCTGTCAGATAACCACTACATCACATCGATACATGAATTCAACGGAGAATATGACCTGGCAGTTGATATGATAAGCCCGAACCCCTCCAGATTCAACAAGGAGATAAAGAAGATCGCAAGCCAGGTGCCATCCCTCAACAATTATATTGTCCTCCTGAATGTGGTCACACACATCTATCCAAAGAATTACCTTGCAAGCCCACATCTGCAGAGGACAGGCGCAGACCAGGAGACAGTCGTGGGCGGGGACAGGCCGATAAAGAACATCACAAAGGATGAGATGACCCTTGTAAAACTGCTCAGCGAGAGACCGAACTCCAGGCTCACCTATCTCTCAAAGGATGCAGAAATGAACATCAAG
Above is a genomic segment from Candidatus Woesearchaeota archaeon containing:
- the metG gene encoding methionine--tRNA ligase, coding for MGDINPKKKIIVTSALPYANGSIHLGHLVEYIQTDIFVRFLRMIGEDAIYCCADDTHGTPIEINAKKLGVSPEQLIARFYKEHVDDFSRFGIRFDSYYSTNSPENRHYADLIFARLKDNGHIYTKDMELTFCENCNRFLPDRFVKGTCPKCGAEDQYGDVCEKCSSTHKTTDLIDPKCAVCGKPPVRRTSKHYFFRLGQFSEKLRDWLTMNEELQDEVRNHVLAWINDGLEDWCISRDGPYFGFNIPGEKDKYYYVWLDAPVGYIASTANYCRQNGLDADDYWQTRDKARIIHFIGKDIIYFHLLFWPAMLMGSGFHVPDKVFVHGFLTINREKMSKSRGTFLMARDYLKVLDPIYLRYYYAANLSSKMVDIDLDLKDFKDRINNEFIANTANLTYRVLSFTEKNFDSQLGSLPDDEDSRQVIDEISLRFDIVKKHYSEVNFREAMKEINIIANIGNKYFQKFEPWKLIKDDKGRVQKIITLSANIVKNIAILFKPIIPKFSESVEMQMGLKDLGWKDLDFSLENHRIVSSAIIVKKIEDEPDKLIQPTKSEDGAVSGTDGSGTDGSVAGDPGIDVSGTDGIGTDAVSGDDSGNGDIFSRLDLRVASILEIRDHPEADRLYIMKIDLGTEQRQLVAGLRSYLSKDELKGKHIIVIRNLKPAKLRGFESQGMLLAAQAGEKVRVLEAENSDPGDAVFTVSPNVPAGEISFEEFSKLDLKVGPGRDALHKGKALKTDKEYVFVDLPEGSKIR
- a CDS encoding Lrp/AsnC family transcriptional regulator, encoding MAKIDKNLLFLISEESRSKIKAIGLILKKSPQRIKYEIKVFKRENILAEPYCIIDYGQLDLILFRVYFKGGYTSEKDKARIIRYLSDNHYITSIHEFNGEYDLAVDMISPNPSRFNKEIKKIASQVPSLNNYIVLLNVVTHIYPKNYLASPHLQRTGADQETVVGGDRPIKNITKDEMTLVKLLSERPNSRLTYLSKDAEMNIKTMKKSLHHLISSRIIRGFKYNINITKIGAYKFRLFLNLHNVSQESDNNLLQFLLTTRETVQMNRTVGEWDMEIDIESLDRARVRQIILKLREEFKDIIQSFKIIEVLEAHKISYIPRYIFDEKVMT